The proteins below are encoded in one region of Sphingobium yanoikuyae:
- a CDS encoding glycine zipper 2TM domain-containing protein, protein MNFKKSLIAMALATATVATAVPATSFARGHDRGWHRGDRHYDHGRYSDRRGYRGDYRCRKSGGTTGLLLGGVAGALLGRAVDTRGDRTTGTVVGAGAGALAGRAIDRNSSC, encoded by the coding sequence ATGAACTTCAAGAAGAGCCTGATCGCCATGGCCCTGGCGACCGCAACCGTCGCCACCGCTGTTCCGGCGACCTCCTTCGCCCGCGGCCACGACCGTGGCTGGCACCGTGGCGACCGCCATTATGACCATGGTCGCTATTCCGACCGTCGCGGCTATCGCGGTGATTATCGCTGCCGCAAGTCGGGCGGCACCACCGGCCTGCTGCTGGGCGGCGTTGCCGGTGCCCTGCTGGGTCGCGCGGTCGACACCCGCGGCGATCGCACCACCGGCACCGTCGTCGGCGCTGGCGCCGGCGCCCTGGCTGGCCGCGCCATCGACCGCAACAGCAGCTGCTAA